In Deinococcus maricopensis DSM 21211, the sequence GAACAGGACGTTGTAGCCGCGCATGCGCATCCAGCGGGCGCGCGCGTCCGGCACGACGTACGCGTACCAGTGGCCGATGTGCAGGTTCCCGCTGGGGTAGGGGAACATCGTCAGCGCGTAGTGCTTCTGTTTGCGGGGGTCCTCGTGGAAGGCGTACAGGCCGGCTTCGTCCCAGGCGGTTTGCCATTTCTGCTCGATGGCGTGCGGGTTGTACCGCTCGCTGCGCGGTTCCTGGATGTTGATGGTCATGGTGGTCCTCCTGAAGGGTTGAGCGATCAAAAAAACGCCCCGGCTCACGGCAGCCGGGGACGCGCGAAGCAAGCTGGTGGCTAGTCGCGTGTCCCCGGGGTCGTAAGCGCAGAGCGGATCATGCGCACAGTGTACGCGCGGAATCCACGCGGGTCAAAGGCAGGGGCGGGCGCCGGTCGGTGCGCCAGGGCGAGGGGCAGCCGAGATGACGGGCGGGTGGGAGGGCCGCCGTCGGCCGTGCGCAGGAATCTTCTGCGTTTCCCTTGCGTGGGGGGGTGCCTGCCGGGGTGCCTGGAGGGAGCGTTCTACCCTGCAAACTTCCTCATTTCGTGCGAATGGCGCGGATGTTCCGGGTTTTACAGCGGGCGGGTCATTTTGATCTGGTGCATGCCGGGCGCGAAGCCGTTCTCGATGCGGTCGGTGACCCGGAACCCGTGGCGTTCGTAGTACCCCTGTGTGAGGTGGCTGGTGTCGATGTACAGCTGCTGAACGTCGGGACGGTGGGTGCGCAGCCAGTCGAGGCGCGCGTTCAGGAGGTGCGCGCCGATGCCCTGGCCGTGCTGGTCGCGGCGGACCATGGCCCAGCTGAGGCCGGCGGTGTATTCGGGCAGATGGGCGCCGAGCCACAGGCCGCCGCACGCGACGATGCCGGTGTCGTCCTCCAGCACGAAGTACGGTTCGGGCTGATGCAGGAAGTCCTCGTAGAGTGCGCGTTCGGTGGAGTCGAAGAACGGCGGGGTGTTGCTGTCGAAGAGGGCGAGGCAGGCGGCGCGGTCCTGCGGGGTGAACGATCGAAAAGTCATTCGGGTCACAGCCTGTCATGTTCGTATAAACCCCAGGGTTTTGCGAGCGATTATGCAGCG encodes:
- a CDS encoding GNAT family N-acetyltransferase, with the translated sequence MTFRSFTPQDRAACLALFDSNTPPFFDSTERALYEDFLHQPEPYFVLEDDTGIVACGGLWLGAHLPEYTAGLSWAMVRRDQHGQGIGAHLLNARLDWLRTHRPDVQQLYIDTSHLTQGYYERHGFRVTDRIENGFAPGMHQIKMTRPL